In Arachis hypogaea cultivar Tifrunner chromosome 2, arahy.Tifrunner.gnm2.J5K5, whole genome shotgun sequence, a genomic segment contains:
- the LOC140176954 gene encoding uncharacterized protein, with product MESQLDLYGLELLNSINCTDLPPHKLILKVSVLVMLLRNIDQSSCLCNGTRLQVRKLGNYVIECEVLTGNNVGHIALIPRMNMVPINGTVPIRFQRIQFPIIVSFAMTINKSQGQTLSHVGLYLTKPIFTHGQLYVAISRVKSKRGLKVLLMNHVEMSANSTINVLYREVFEKIGF from the coding sequence ATGGAGAGTCAACTAGATCTCTATGGTCTTGAATTACTGAATAGCATAAATTGCACTGATTTGCCTccacataaattaatactcaaAGTTAGTGTTCTAGTGATGTTACTGAGGAATATTGACCAATCCAGTTGTCTTTGTAATGGTACAAGGCTACAAGTTAGGAAACTTGGAAATTATGTCATAGAATGTGAAGTCTTAACAGGTAATAATGTTGGTCATATTGCTTTGATTCCAAGAATGAATATGGTACCAATAAATGGAACCGTCCCAATTAGATTCCAACGAATACAGTTTCCTATAATAGTATCATTTGCCATGACAATTAATAAGTCTCAGGGACAAACTTTATCTCATGTTGGATTGTACTTAACCAAACCAATTTTTACACACGGCCAACTATATGTGGCAAtttcaagagttaagagtaagagaggttTAAAAGTTTTACTTATGAATCACGTAGAAATGTCTGCAAATTCAACCATCAATGTTCTTTATAGAGAAGTCTTTGAAAAAATAGgattctaa